In the genome of Arachis hypogaea cultivar Tifrunner chromosome 9, arahy.Tifrunner.gnm2.J5K5, whole genome shotgun sequence, the window TTTAGAGGCCTCTCCTATCCAAGACAGCATTGATAGATGATATAGACCAAAGGATATTAGTTGTGGTTCATAATATCTTCTAAACTCCATCCTTTCAGCCATGTACAGaggaattttttgtattttaggcCTTGAACTTTTGTTAATTACTCCACCAGTTAATTTCTTCCTCACTTCTTCTAGTCATTACCAGTTTTGTTCCTCCCTGTCCATTATATGAGAAGATAAATGAAGAACATAGGGTTCACTGTTTTGCTTATGAAAGGGGAGATAAATTAAATATCTGAAGTGAGGCTTAAGGGAAAGCCATAAGAAAAGAATAGGAATGACCCCTTTACTTGTTTTGCAATCTAGTTAAGTCAAGCTTCAAGTCTTTGATTTTCTGTTTCTTAATTAACCAAAATCATTATGTTAACTCTTTAAGTGTGATTTCTTTAAAGGCATGGTGAATTTCATATTCATTccttttagatatttaaatatatgtATGTGTCTTTTTCATGTGCCATTTTTTTTAAGCTTGCAACTTGCACCTTGTCTCTAGCAGTAAACTATAATATGTTGACCGCTGAAATATGGTTGACTCTTGTAGGTTAAGGCCACTATTGTTgttatgataataaataaatcataaaaataatacttagaaatataattatctaGTTGTGTTTTTCATCTTGTAGTTTTCCTTTTGTCTGTCTTAAAGATATTCTAAATAAACAAATGAACGTGAGTGACCTACAGCATATGGTAtaccttattaatttttttttaatactttaGAGGAGCTTGATCCATATCTATCTATCTGATAATGTATAATCATTGAATACTTGGCGCATAATGGAAAACAATAAGAATAGGAATGATTCCTTTACTTCTTTGCAATCTAACTAAGTCAAGCTTAAAGTCTTTGATTTAGTGTTTGTTAATTAATGTTAACCGTTTAAGTGAAGTTTCTCTAAAAGCATGGTTAATTCTGTATTCgttcttttctatatatatatatatatatatatatatatatatatatatatatgtctttttCATATGCAAATTTTTTTAAGCTTGCAAGTTGCACCTTGCCACAAGCATTCTAGAAGTATAGCTAATAGTAACacaaacaataatcaaaaccttGCAGATAATCATTGAAGAAAAAGACAGAGAAAATTTAGAAACAAAAGCAAACTATGGATTTTAACATGACAACAATAAACATAAGAGAAGCAGATTCCAGCTCACATAgtgttttattcatcatcaagCACACAGAACAAGACATGTTTTGACTTATGAAGCTTTAGGGTGGATAGCAAACCATGTCTGGATAAATGTAAGAACAAGGCCAAGAGTGGCTGCAAGCAAGGCGATGATGGTCCATGGCGAGCGAAAAAAGGTGTTAGAGGCCTCTCCCATCCAAGCTTGTCAAGGCTAATCTTGAGCTCTTGCTCTGGATCAACTGAGCTTTCTGATTTTTGCAGCAATTGAAGTACACAACATCCATCCACTATGGGACCATACCTTTTCTTTAAACCGATGTCTACCTGTTCATCAAAGGGATCCACATCATATAATTTGGTCCACATGGGTTTTAGTACCGCCCCTTCTCTTATATTCCAATCATACATTTCCCTGTATACATCTTCAACCTTTAGATTAGTCTCCCTAACATACATGGATGCCCATGCTCCCTTATACCACTCTCTTTCCGTCTCTCCTGTGTGAAACACAGTAAGTGAAATGAACTGTGGCTTGTAGTATCTTTGAAACTCCACTTTTTCAGCCATGTACTTTGGAATTATTTGTATTTTAGGCCTTGAAACTCTGTTATCTTCCCCAGTTAATCGCTTCTCTAAATTTTCTAGTATCTCACACAGACCCCTTCCCCAATCGGTAAACACGGAATCATCTTCCTTCATGGGATCCATTGTTGAATGCACACTATGGAGTAGGAGTCTCAATGGATTTATGAATTTCAACATTTTCTCATATTTTAATCCATTTTTATATATTTCTGAGGTTGACTTAATGACTTTTGAGCATGGAaggctttttccttttttttttggtttacaaGGGGGCTTAGAGCCcaagaaaacaaaaactaaaattttatactAGAGACTATACGGGGTAATAAAACTCCTCTACTATCATCATCAATAATGTGCCTTAACTCAGGTGGGAGAAGGTCAATAAAGTGAAATCCTGGAAAAGCTTGTAGGCTGTTCTTAGCAAGCCAATCAATTAAGCTAGCTACAACCCACGAAAGTGGGATACTGCTATAATATTTTTGGGCACGGTGTGGGCCAAAGGGCCCATAATACATTTTGTTCAAGttggataaaataaaattagagacgTGATCTTTGGGCCTTTTATATGGAACACGCTATCCTGATCCTTAGACTACTACTTGGCCCAACTGGTTActtaataaataagataaaaaataaaataaaattcaaacttttgTTTTcaatgaaattttgaattttctaaataacactaattaaaatattaaatttaaaattttaaaagaatttcagagaataaattaaatttttagtggTAACTTGTAAGTTAGGCCAAGCCTTTTAATCTATGTTGGTTACATTACTTACGTCCCAAAACCACACAAACAAATACATTCAAATAttcaatatatatttgtattttgttttttaatccttaaaataaatattaataagattttaaaataaaataacctaCCTTAGTAAGTTATGGTCTTTAGGAGTGTCCATaaatcggatccgatccgcatattcGCGATATTTATCCGAATCCGATCtgaaaattgcggatatggatccgatccgcaaggctttcggatcggatcggatcggatccacatACTAATCGGATCGAattgcggattttgtgttggtatccgcGTATtcgcaaaattaaagaaataaataagtaaatattttttttatgttttatttcaattaataattatcatatatattatattattttaatttattatttaaaaaaagtatgtttaatattattttaagagtaaacatatttaaaagaatagaaaaaatgaattttattgatattttttaataaaaataagcttttaaaaatatttttgtgttttgcgaatatatccgatatccaatatccgatctgatccgtaaatgtgcggatcggatcggatccaacctCAAAAGTtgcggatattggatccgatccgatttgataattttagtgcggatcggatcgaattttttgCCATATCCGATCCAATCCGCAAACATCCCTAACGGTCTTCACTCTTCACCGACCACAGACTAAACTCTCTCTACACATTTAAACAAACACATACATCATCTTAAAAGTTAAAACCCCAATTCACCAACATCAATTACCACCATTTTCCGAAATTCCCAAactttagaagaaaaacaaaatcaCAAACTAACAAATACCTAACCTTTGGAATCtccgccaccaccaccatcactttAACGATcaccgatttttatataatacacCATTCACACTTAATgcaatcatcatcattcacatTCTCTCACCACCATGGACGGTGGTGCACCCACTCTCTCTGCTGATTCCGCCGCCGCCGCTGCAGCCGCCACCACAGCTAAGACAAAGACACAAACACCAGCATTAGCTAACGGAGCCGTTAAGCGAAGGAACGGCGGTAATAACCGAACGGAAGCAGCAGCTAACGGCGTTAAAGTGATGGCAGCGAAGAAGGCGTTGCATTACCATTCTTACTCTCGACCCTCGTTCTTGAAGTGGAGACTGCAGGATGCTGTATACGTGGCGACACACCATTGGATGCCGTGTTTGTTCGCGGTGGGCTTGCTGTTCTTCATGGCCGTGGAGTACACGCTCCGAATGgttcctccttcttctcctccgTTTGATTTGGGGTTCATCGCCACGCGCTCACTCCACCACCTGCTTCAAGATTCTCCTAATCTCAACACCGTTTTGGCCTTCCTCAATACGGTAACTTCCTCTCTCTTCAGATCTCAGGAGATTCAATGTGTTTGTGGTGAATGTAAATGAGTCGGTGTCAAAATCTGATTTTGATTGATGaaagaaaaaaagtttaaattttgtgGATTCTGTGGGTTCAGGTATTTGTGGGAATGCAAATGATTTATATCATGGGGGCATGGTTGATTGAAGGAAGACCAAGAGCAACAATCTCAGCACTATTCATGTTCACATGTCGTGGGATTTTGGGTTATTCCACACAGCTTCCATTGCCACAGGTAACTGAGTTTTCTGTTTTCAGTGTCTATGTTCATTTTACTGCATGTTTTGATCTTGCATTAGTAATGAAAATAGTTTAGATGAGCTCAGTATTATTAGTAGTTGGATCTTTGAGAATTGGCATATTTGTGTGTTAAATTAGTTAAATCACATGTTAACAAAACAGAATTGAAGAAAATGACTTTTTTCCACTTAAACCAATGTTCTAACTATAAAACCACTCATACTTTTGGCAAGTCTGCTTGAGTTGTTTAATTTGCATGTTTGTTAATAATGTTAGGTAAATTCACATTATTAAGATATATATGGtaatttctctttttcctcaaaaACTATGGTCTATAAGAATATAACCTAACCATTAACCAAATGTGTTTTGTTTTCAGTAGATAATtactagagtttaattttgatatattgacaGAGTAAAAGAGCTTTACACTAATGttgtatgaaaattaaattcatattactAAAGAAAATGTATGTTTGTTTCATTGTGAATTTCAGGGATTTCTGGGTTCCGGGGTGGATTTCCCCGTTGGGAACGTAtcgttcttcttgttcttctccgGCCACGTGGCCGGATCAGTGATCGCGTCACTGGACATGAGGAGAATGAAGAGGCACGAGCTGGCTTGGTTGTTCGACGTGCTGAATTTGTTGCAAGCAGGGAGGTTGTTAGGGACAAGGGGCCATTACACCATTGATTTGGCAGTTGGTGTTGGTGCTGGGATTCTCTTTGATTCTCTTGCAGGCAAGTACGAGGAGTTTAGCCAGAGCAAGTTATTAAGTCTCAATGGTGATCATATCAATGGTGTTGCCAACCATACAAAACGAAATTTGATTCCATGAAGAGAGGGAAAAAGTAaacaaaaggagagaaaaagcaaaggaaagaaaaagggaaggatgTGTGTGTGAAAAAGTAAATGCAGTCTCAATTGCAATGTTGttgatttgtttatttaatttatttatttaatgttgGTTGAAAGTATTGGTGTGATTAGCGATATTGTTTTTACATTTTGTAGATCCGTAATAttagagagacaaaaaaaaatcagaatttattttattgtttttgtaattaatgaatgttaataaGGTAAGTTCTaactatttttagttaatttattttggttacaaaatatttttaaattatagataGTAGTCACTTACTAACTTTCACATGTTGATATAATTAAAGAGATATTTAAATTCATCATTCAAAAAGGagatatttaaattagaaaatttgtaattagacttttaaaaaaatctatatttTGGTAAAGGcttaaataaatcataaaatattcggttttctgtttttgtctttGTAAAGGTCTTTGATTTAGTTTTTATCGTTAGTATGTTTTGTTAGATATTAATAtgacaaattaaatattaatctaGAAGGCTATATTATACAATTATTTTAATGGTAGAAGATATACAAACACCTAGAAGAAGATTTTGAGGAAAACAAGAAGTGTAAGAGTAACATTTAAAAGTGAGAATTGTCAAAGGTGGGTTAAGAAAATAAGGACAATTTATGCAGTTGAATTCATCGCGTGCTAGAACGCCAGGATTGAAACAACACATTTTGTCCTTTGGGATTTAGATTTGGAATTAATGCAGGACTTTATTGTAATTATAAAACAATaaa includes:
- the LOC112709786 gene encoding phosphatidylcholine:diacylglycerol cholinephosphotransferase 1, with product MDGGAPTLSADSAAAAAAATTAKTKTQTPALANGAVKRRNGGNNRTEAAANGVKVMAAKKALHYHSYSRPSFLKWRLQDAVYVATHHWMPCLFAVGLLFFMAVEYTLRMVPPSSPPFDLGFIATRSLHHLLQDSPNLNTVLAFLNTVFVGMQMIYIMGAWLIEGRPRATISALFMFTCRGILGYSTQLPLPQGFLGSGVDFPVGNVSFFLFFSGHVAGSVIASLDMRRMKRHELAWLFDVLNLLQAGRLLGTRGHYTIDLAVGVGAGILFDSLAGKYEEFSQSKLLSLNGDHINGVANHTKRNLIP